From the genome of Campylobacter concisus, one region includes:
- a CDS encoding Pathogenicity locus: MVKDIALLNGADHSKMFECTKAFGRGSDRRFYMFYRMICYYANTPHLDKAKLKWWLWKD, encoded by the coding sequence TTGGTTAAGGATATCGCTTTACTAAATGGCGCGGATCATAGCAAGATGTTCGAGTGCACAAAGGCGTTTGGTCGCGGTAGCGATAGGCGTTTTTATATGTTTTATCGTATGATTTGCTACTACGCCAATACGCCGCACCTAGACAAAGCCAAGCTAAAATGGTGGCTTTGGAAGGACTAA
- a CDS encoding retention module-containing protein, producing the protein MAKEAGVVKFISGKAVAIDQNGNERELKVGDILYMGESIKTSDAADKITIVSNNGKEITIVGNDTLALNQSTIGAEGLADVSDLQNAILNGGDLTKLEETAAGGNTAAGGGDGVSLSDAKFAEGGHYSNINATYRNLSDTNRAFASYDSSIGGYRDGNDGDDTIIPGTPTVKFINDINGNHTLSRVEHGNDTNINTSKVLITVPNDGTVRAGDVLKITVTDPNGNETTTNVTITPAIITNGYPIDAPVEPGKNSKVEASITNFQGNTSGSSEDHVTPTKSSVSIEFTEDKSPDDGFLTYTENKNDGKQNESPVTITATDVIPGDILHVTLTKPDGTVTPLPPITINATDIVNNTFTKIISDMPVAEDKISKVEAYVTDSTNSNIWKSDIATDEVTPDVRPTLTFTEDGDNNGFLTDAENKGTDGNFRTSPVDITLPKDVVAGDKIVITYTDPLNPTGPKKDLKIDLTDEMITNHKVTGIELPIFPGVKTEASVHVVDKDGNQKSEESAPDSVTPQTIKMDMNLPEQQTLHEISRQESVSNYKKTYAGEEIDLGDQKVNHTTAKITLPNRIVNGDILTLHVTKPDGNTYDRNFKINVNEKGVITSVDEIDNAGHVIGNYNTANKNFFKEDTNQWAIKVDGFELENGKDTKIEAKVTHPTHPTNPNLPTEEDIESARLEHVKKPEVIFEEAGGAKTMTREQAISDHDLNSTTVTIKLPKNAVNGDKINVTIKNPDGTTQYKHYTVEKDATGKLVGIKNDDNPSDHVTIKNGNSFEIPNIKTATGVKTEVTAEIVDNDGSIQHSESSNSVMIAGLNDMAVRFIEDGDHNVSLTRAESMKDGNLKETTIAVKVPNNVIAGDVVNVTINNGTSTETKTYKVTGRDHGKITLEDTSTHPHTSITASDKNEIEISNVKIIAGKTINVTAETTDASGGKKAEAQNHNTLEKLHDDMKITFDEDNNKDGILSSTEIGTTTPDATIKLPSNFVDGDKLIINSKVGNNSAPEEIYTIHKESNGVVTVTNDNGGTPLTVNGNEVKYPLANLQNGEKTIITAKVTGAAGDVSETKSDIILDTGNGSGTRFRLLINEDKDRNGVLDREEAMTDTHLNKTSATLEIPTTVNVGDTIAVSVNEGTPKNYTVFSNDGTDVVIKDADGNTVSTPGNKLQIPGIAHIGKDHLAKVDVTIRDHVTGKEEKATAEAKLETFDATNLKVNFIEDDASRDGIINRDEAVSVDGVKVTTISVQVPYNVISGDKVSVTINEPQANGTMASRTLSYTVSKAPNGDISLVDANNVSHPLRNNTIEISDVKMLPGQDTTATATITNAAGDMSATSKEAKAQLAPLSEVGLSVSIADDKNDDGVISRDESGSNTSKVKVSIPGSVIKGDKIDVEITNPDNSKVTKHYEVDDKDVNGNITLKEVVGSTTTYIQVSANHPLELDAAIAVDKDTVAKVTLTDTFGESVSTTKIDQDGNEINVKAHAEIDAMRGIMFNKDIQTSESGEKTTTAKFFLNEDARAGDKVEIKYTDPNDHSQTKTTEYEIKPGDISKGFFEHSLDIDTRSSAGYDLKVEATLKTPGDLHSKTYETDQSFHINANSYTIKYDDDASKTMKGGDSNNDTLVVDGHGQTIDFSNVDDLDAKVESFENIQLKGNSEIKFDAKAIFDITDSLNTVLKIKGAVDEHGNSTTKVHLDHKWDPDSNYDASGFKGYSSKDQVDGHTIHIQIEDKIQTDL; encoded by the coding sequence TTGGCTAAAGAAGCTGGAGTAGTAAAATTTATTAGTGGCAAGGCAGTTGCTATCGATCAAAACGGAAATGAGAGAGAGCTAAAAGTAGGTGACATCCTTTATATGGGAGAGAGCATCAAGACAAGTGATGCCGCTGATAAAATAACAATCGTTTCAAATAATGGAAAAGAGATTACGATTGTAGGCAATGATACACTTGCTTTAAATCAAAGTACTATAGGTGCAGAAGGCTTGGCAGATGTTAGTGATTTGCAAAATGCTATTTTAAATGGCGGAGATCTAACAAAACTTGAAGAGACTGCTGCTGGTGGAAACACTGCTGCTGGTGGTGGAGATGGTGTTAGCCTAAGTGACGCTAAATTTGCTGAGGGTGGACACTATTCAAACATTAATGCAACATATAGAAATTTAAGTGATACAAACAGAGCTTTTGCATCATACGATAGCTCAATAGGCGGCTACAGAGATGGCAATGATGGCGATGATACTATAATCCCAGGTACGCCAACTGTTAAATTTATAAATGATATAAATGGTAACCACACTTTAAGCAGAGTAGAGCATGGAAATGATACAAATATAAATACATCTAAAGTTCTTATCACTGTACCAAATGACGGCACAGTAAGAGCTGGCGATGTGCTAAAAATCACTGTAACTGACCCAAATGGCAATGAAACTACAACAAACGTAACCATCACTCCAGCTATCATAACTAATGGCTATCCAATAGATGCACCTGTAGAGCCAGGTAAAAACTCAAAAGTAGAAGCAAGTATTACAAACTTCCAAGGCAACACTAGCGGTAGCAGTGAAGATCACGTAACTCCTACAAAATCAAGCGTAAGTATTGAATTTACAGAAGATAAGAGCCCAGATGATGGATTTTTAACATATACAGAAAATAAAAATGATGGTAAACAAAATGAGTCGCCAGTAACTATAACTGCAACAGACGTTATCCCTGGCGATATTCTTCACGTTACTCTAACAAAACCAGATGGTACAGTAACACCTTTACCACCTATAACCATCAATGCTACTGACATAGTAAATAATACTTTTACTAAAATAATCTCTGACATGCCAGTTGCTGAGGATAAAATTTCAAAAGTAGAAGCTTATGTTACTGATAGTACAAATTCTAACATTTGGAAGAGCGATATAGCAACTGATGAAGTAACTCCAGATGTAAGACCGACTTTAACATTTACTGAAGATGGTGACAACAATGGCTTTCTAACAGATGCAGAAAATAAAGGAACAGATGGAAATTTTAGAACTTCACCAGTAGATATAACTCTTCCAAAAGATGTAGTAGCAGGCGATAAGATCGTTATAACTTATACTGATCCTTTGAACCCTACAGGACCAAAAAAAGATTTGAAAATCGACCTTACTGATGAAATGATTACAAATCACAAAGTAACTGGCATTGAGCTTCCGATATTCCCAGGTGTGAAGACTGAAGCTAGCGTTCATGTTGTTGATAAAGATGGCAACCAAAAGAGTGAAGAGTCGGCTCCAGATAGTGTAACGCCTCAAACTATAAAGATGGATATGAATTTACCAGAACAACAAACTCTTCATGAAATTTCAAGACAAGAGAGCGTTAGTAACTATAAAAAAACATATGCTGGAGAAGAGATAGATCTAGGCGATCAAAAAGTAAATCACACAACCGCAAAGATCACATTACCAAACAGAATTGTTAATGGCGATATACTTACACTTCATGTAACTAAACCTGATGGAAATACGTATGATAGAAATTTCAAGATAAACGTGAATGAGAAAGGTGTTATAACAAGCGTAGATGAAATTGATAATGCAGGTCATGTTATTGGTAATTATAATACTGCAAATAAGAATTTCTTTAAAGAAGACACCAATCAATGGGCTATTAAAGTAGATGGTTTTGAGCTAGAGAACGGAAAAGATACAAAGATAGAAGCTAAAGTTACGCACCCAACACATCCAACAAATCCAAATTTACCTACTGAAGAAGATATAGAATCAGCTAGATTAGAGCATGTAAAAAAACCAGAAGTTATTTTTGAAGAGGCTGGTGGTGCAAAGACTATGACTAGAGAGCAAGCTATCAGTGACCATGACCTTAACAGCACGACAGTTACTATTAAGCTTCCTAAAAATGCTGTAAATGGGGATAAAATAAATGTGACTATAAAAAATCCAGACGGAACTACCCAATATAAACACTATACTGTTGAAAAAGATGCTACTGGCAAGCTAGTTGGTATAAAAAATGATGATAACCCTAGTGACCATGTAACTATAAAAAATGGCAATAGTTTTGAAATACCTAATATCAAAACAGCAACTGGTGTAAAAACCGAGGTAACGGCTGAAATAGTAGATAACGATGGTAGCATCCAACATTCTGAAAGTTCAAATAGCGTTATGATAGCTGGTTTAAATGATATGGCTGTAAGATTTATAGAAGATGGTGATCACAATGTATCTCTAACAAGAGCTGAGAGCATGAAAGATGGCAACCTAAAAGAAACTACAATCGCAGTAAAAGTACCAAATAACGTTATAGCTGGCGATGTTGTAAATGTAACAATAAACAATGGCACTTCAACTGAGACTAAAACTTATAAGGTTACAGGTAGAGATCATGGTAAGATCACACTAGAAGATACTTCTACTCATCCTCACACTTCTATAACCGCAAGTGATAAAAATGAGATAGAAATTTCAAACGTGAAGATCATTGCTGGCAAGACCATCAATGTAACCGCAGAGACTACTGATGCAAGTGGTGGTAAAAAAGCTGAAGCACAAAATCACAACACTCTTGAAAAACTTCACGATGATATGAAAATCACTTTTGATGAAGATAATAATAAAGATGGGATTTTAAGTAGCACAGAAATTGGAACTACTACTCCTGATGCAACTATCAAATTACCTTCAAATTTTGTTGATGGCGATAAGCTTATAATAAACAGCAAAGTAGGCAATAATAGCGCACCTGAGGAAATTTATACAATACACAAAGAGAGCAATGGCGTTGTTACTGTTACAAATGATAATGGAGGTACCCCTTTAACAGTAAATGGCAATGAAGTTAAATATCCTCTAGCAAATTTACAAAATGGTGAAAAGACTATCATCACTGCTAAAGTAACTGGTGCTGCTGGCGATGTGTCAGAGACAAAGAGTGACATCATTCTTGATACAGGAAACGGCTCTGGAACAAGATTTAGACTACTTATCAATGAAGATAAAGATAGAAATGGCGTACTTGATAGAGAAGAAGCTATGACAGATACACATCTAAATAAAACTTCTGCTACACTTGAGATCCCAACTACCGTAAATGTAGGTGATACTATAGCAGTTAGTGTAAATGAAGGAACTCCTAAAAATTATACAGTTTTTTCAAATGATGGTACTGATGTTGTTATAAAAGATGCAGATGGTAATACCGTATCTACGCCTGGCAATAAGCTGCAAATTCCTGGTATTGCTCATATAGGCAAAGATCATTTAGCTAAAGTAGATGTTACTATTAGGGATCATGTAACAGGTAAAGAAGAAAAAGCAACCGCTGAAGCTAAACTAGAAACATTTGACGCTACAAATTTAAAGGTTAATTTTATAGAAGATGATGCAAGCAGAGATGGCATTATAAATAGAGATGAAGCTGTGTCAGTTGATGGGGTAAAAGTAACAACTATAAGCGTTCAAGTGCCATATAATGTTATAAGCGGAGATAAAGTATCAGTAACTATCAATGAGCCACAAGCTAATGGCACTATGGCGTCTAGAACTTTATCTTATACTGTTTCAAAAGCTCCTAATGGTGATATATCACTAGTAGATGCAAATAATGTTTCCCATCCTTTACGCAATAATACTATTGAGATTAGTGATGTTAAAATGCTCCCAGGTCAAGACACCACTGCAACTGCAACTATAACAAATGCTGCTGGCGATATGTCTGCAACTAGCAAAGAGGCTAAAGCACAACTTGCTCCACTAAGCGAAGTAGGACTAAGCGTAAGCATAGCTGATGATAAAAACGATGATGGTGTGATCTCAAGAGATGAGTCAGGCAGTAATACTTCAAAAGTAAAAGTTTCTATCCCTGGAAGTGTGATAAAAGGCGATAAGATAGATGTTGAGATAACAAATCCTGACAACTCTAAAGTAACTAAACATTATGAAGTTGATGATAAAGATGTCAATGGCAACATAACATTAAAAGAAGTAGTAGGCTCTACTACTACCTATATCCAAGTCTCTGCAAATCACCCTCTTGAGCTTGATGCAGCTATCGCAGTTGACAAAGACACAGTAGCAAAAGTAACTCTAACTGATACATTTGGTGAGTCAGTGAGTACGACAAAAATAGATCAGGATGGTAATGAGATTAATGTTAAAGCACATGCTGAAATCGATGCTATGAGAGGTATCATGTTTAATAAAGATATACAAACCTCAGAAAGCGGTGAAAAAACTACTACTGCTAAGTTCTTCTTGAATGAAGATGCTAGAGCAGGAGATAAAGTAGAGATCAAATACACTGACCCAAATGATCATAGTCAAACAAAGACAACAGAGTATGAGATAAAACCAGGTGATATAAGCAAAGGCTTCTTTGAGCATTCACTTGATATCGATACAAGATCAAGTGCTGGTTATGATCTAAAAGTAGAAGCTACTCTTAAAACCCCAGGCGACTTACATTCTAAGACTTACGAGACTGATCAGTCATTTCATATAAATGCTAATAGCTATACGATCAAATACGATGATGATGCAAGCAAGACTATGAAAGGTGGTGATAGCAATAATGACACTTTAGTAGTTGATGGACATGGACAAACGATTGATTTTAGTAATGTGGATGACCTTGATGCTAAAGTCGAAAGCTTTGAAAATATCCAACTTAAAGGCAACTCTGAGATCAAATTTGATGCAAAAGCTATCTTTGACATCACTGATAGTCTAAATACTGTCCTTAAGATAAAAGGTGCTGTTGATGAGCATGGCAACTCAACTACAAAAGTTCATCTAGACCACAAATGGGATCCTGACTCTAACTACGATGCTAGCGGCTTTAAGGGCTACTCAAGTAAAGATCAAGTAGATGGACATACTATCCATATACAAATAGAAGACAAGATCCAAACCGATCTTTAA
- the pyrF gene encoding orotidine-5'-phosphate decarboxylase — MRLCVALDMASREENLALASELKGLDLWLKVGLRSYLRDGAKFIEELKGLGNFKIFLDLKLYDIPNTMADAAEVVSKIGVDMINVHASAGERAMKTVMDRLAGLGSRPLVLAVSALTSFSESEFDAIYNDTIARAVRKFSHMSFEAGLDGMVCSVFESKLIKDVINDKFITLCPGVRPFGESAGDQKRVANLVSAKQEDSDFIVVGRPIYENANPREICERILEQI; from the coding sequence GTGAGGCTCTGCGTCGCACTTGATATGGCTAGTCGTGAAGAGAATTTAGCCCTTGCTAGCGAGCTAAAAGGGCTTGATCTTTGGCTAAAAGTGGGGCTTAGAAGCTATCTTAGGGATGGGGCAAAATTTATAGAAGAGCTAAAAGGACTTGGAAATTTTAAAATTTTCCTCGATCTAAAGCTCTATGATATCCCAAATACGATGGCAGATGCGGCTGAAGTCGTCTCAAAAATCGGCGTAGATATGATAAATGTGCATGCTAGCGCTGGTGAACGCGCGATGAAGACAGTTATGGATAGGCTAGCTGGTCTTGGAAGCCGTCCTTTGGTGCTCGCAGTATCGGCACTTACTAGCTTTAGTGAGAGCGAATTTGACGCTATTTATAACGATACGATTGCAAGAGCTGTTAGAAAATTTAGCCACATGAGTTTTGAAGCAGGGCTTGACGGAATGGTCTGTTCTGTTTTTGAAAGCAAGCTCATTAAAGATGTAATAAATGATAAATTTATCACACTTTGCCCTGGTGTTAGGCCTTTTGGAGAGAGTGCTGGAGATCAAAAAAGAGTAGCAAACTTAGTGAGTGCAAAGCAAGAAGATAGCGACTTTATCGTTGTTGGTAGGCCGATTTACGAAAATGCGAATCCAAGAGAAATTTGTGAACGAATTTTGGAGCAAATTTAA
- the nusB gene encoding transcription antitermination factor NusB, translating to MATRHQVRQAVVSLLYSNEINPVTAAFEEEFLEEKKIRNERKSEAQQTFKEVLANKEKLDEILKPYLKDGDFSKVGATELAILRLGLYEMKFSQTDKAVIINEAIELAKELGSDQAPKFINGVLDKLKGDL from the coding sequence ATGGCGACTCGTCATCAGGTCAGACAAGCCGTCGTTTCGCTACTATACTCAAACGAGATAAATCCGGTAACTGCTGCATTTGAAGAGGAATTTTTAGAAGAGAAAAAGATAAGAAACGAGCGAAAAAGTGAGGCGCAGCAGACTTTTAAAGAGGTGCTCGCAAATAAAGAAAAACTAGATGAAATTTTAAAGCCATATCTAAAAGACGGCGATTTTAGCAAAGTTGGTGCAACCGAACTAGCAATCCTTAGACTCGGACTTTATGAGATGAAATTTAGCCAAACGGATAAGGCTGTTATCATAAACGAAGCGATCGAGCTTGCGAAAGAACTTGGAAGTGATCAGGCACCAAAATTTATAAACGGTGTACTTGATAAGCTAAAGGGCGATCTGTGA